In one Oscillospiraceae bacterium genomic region, the following are encoded:
- the rbsK_1 gene encoding ribokinase — protein MAASIAVAGAAAIGDYIFHVDHLPERGEIVQVTSFSAGLVPGGCAPNIAAGVAALGRAGAALHYPVGDDFDHSGLLEQWTRRGIDCGGLARVPGVPSGCAWMYMQDDGATMCFGYPGAAAAAEPDPPQALPEWVVVAPVLNRYTAGYLDAALKQGCKTVATGIGSGGLGPWLGGLHALVVNRREADTLCLELGPVRCRALSAVYPELLLYVTDGGRGSRLYRGGTVYKIPPVQADRIADFTGAGDSFTAGVVSALASGVAPERAGWYGAAMASFVIERLGGQCEMPSWADLEQRLHSQFPAEF, from the coding sequence ATGGCAGCATCCATCGCGGTGGCGGGGGCCGCCGCCATCGGGGACTATATCTTCCACGTGGACCATCTGCCCGAGCGGGGGGAGATCGTCCAGGTCACCTCGTTCAGCGCCGGGCTGGTGCCCGGGGGCTGCGCGCCCAACATCGCCGCGGGCGTGGCCGCCCTGGGGCGGGCCGGGGCGGCGCTCCACTACCCCGTGGGGGACGATTTCGACCACAGCGGCCTGCTGGAGCAGTGGACAAGGCGGGGCATCGACTGCGGGGGCCTGGCGCGCGTGCCCGGCGTGCCCTCCGGCTGCGCCTGGATGTATATGCAGGACGACGGCGCCACCATGTGCTTCGGCTACCCCGGCGCGGCGGCCGCGGCGGAGCCCGACCCGCCCCAAGCGCTGCCCGAGTGGGTGGTGGTGGCCCCGGTGCTCAACCGCTACACGGCGGGCTACCTGGACGCGGCCCTGAAGCAGGGGTGCAAAACCGTGGCCACCGGCATCGGCAGCGGTGGGCTGGGGCCCTGGCTGGGGGGGCTGCACGCCCTGGTCGTCAACCGCCGGGAGGCGGATACCCTCTGCCTGGAGCTGGGGCCGGTGCGCTGCCGGGCGCTGTCCGCGGTGTACCCGGAGCTGCTGCTCTACGTCACCGACGGGGGGAGGGGAAGCCGCCTCTACCGGGGCGGGACGGTGTATAAAATCCCACCGGTACAGGCCGATCGGATTGCCGATTTCACCGGCGCGGGGGACTCCTTCACCGCCGGGGTGGTCAGCGCCCTGGCCTCCGGCGTGGCGCCGGAGCGGGCGGGGTGGTACGGCGCGGCCATGGCCAGCTTCGTCATCGAGCGCCTGGGCGGACAGTGCGAGATGCCGTCCTGGGCGGATCTGGAGCAGCGGCTTCACAGCCAGTTCCCGGCGGAATTTTAG
- a CDS encoding GntR family transcriptional regulator: protein MADGTLKVDKNSPIPVYYQIETDLKKRIMRQEWDIGEQLPGELDLARHYDVSRITLRQALAELEKDGIIRKERGKGSFLAADPTPYVNSLNYAVVSKGRLFSQHGGPAVTAKILEQRLVTDLFPAVSEHLELEREGWAVYIKRLYLIGGRPIAISRSHLPAPLVPGMEGLELVRGSVLETLEQVYGLSADRVEDCIEAVRATPADCALLRCFQDTPLVLLRGTSYLAGGRPLEYSSTLWSGDSVRFQLTLQHGERGFYVKE, encoded by the coding sequence ATGGCGGACGGTACGCTCAAGGTGGATAAGAACTCCCCCATCCCCGTCTATTACCAGATCGAGACCGACCTCAAAAAGCGGATCATGCGCCAGGAGTGGGACATCGGCGAGCAGCTGCCCGGGGAGCTGGATCTGGCCCGCCACTACGACGTGAGCCGCATCACCCTCCGCCAGGCCCTGGCCGAGCTGGAGAAGGACGGCATCATCCGCAAGGAGCGGGGCAAGGGCTCCTTCCTGGCCGCCGACCCCACGCCCTACGTCAACAGCCTCAACTACGCGGTGGTCTCCAAGGGCCGCCTGTTCAGCCAGCACGGCGGTCCGGCGGTCACCGCCAAGATCCTGGAGCAGCGGCTGGTCACCGACCTCTTCCCCGCCGTGAGCGAGCACCTGGAGCTGGAGCGGGAGGGCTGGGCCGTGTATATCAAGCGGCTCTACCTCATCGGGGGCAGGCCCATCGCCATCAGCCGCTCCCACCTGCCCGCCCCATTGGTGCCGGGGATGGAGGGCCTGGAACTGGTGCGCGGCTCCGTGCTGGAGACTCTGGAGCAGGTCTACGGGCTGTCGGCCGACCGGGTGGAGGACTGCATCGAGGCGGTGCGGGCCACCCCCGCCGACTGCGCGCTGCTGCGCTGCTTTCAGGACACCCCCCTGGTGCTGCTGCGGGGCACCTCCTACCTGGCCGGCGGGCGGCCGCTGGAGTACTCCAGCACCCTCTGGTCGGGGGACTCGGTGCGCTTCCAGCTCACCCTGCAGCACGGGGAGCGGGGCTTCTACGTCAAGGAGTAA
- a CDS encoding ABC transporter ATP-binding protein has product MATVTLRGIKKVYEKDVAAVRDFNLDIRDKEFIVLVGPSGCGKSTTLRMIAGLEHISEGDLYIDGKRVNEAASKDRDIAMVFQSYALYPHMTVYENIAFGLKIRKASKEEIDQKVRQAAEILDITAYLDRKPKALSGGQRQRVAIGRAIVREPKVFLMDEPLSNLDAKLRNQMRAEIIKLRHRIDTTFVYVTHDQTEAMTLGDRIVIMKDGLIQQVGTPGEVFDHPANRFVAGFIGAPQMNFFPARLLREGDGYALELQGVRFPLPEGRQEALRAQGVQAGEITLGVRPEHLFLCPPGEPGPALDAVSDVFELMGSSVHLHMDCGGQEVLLVRLLQDPAEMNGYYHGMPLRFTLDGGLVHFFHRETGENLIPCRP; this is encoded by the coding sequence ATGGCTACGGTAACCCTGAGGGGGATTAAAAAGGTCTATGAGAAGGACGTGGCGGCCGTCCGGGACTTCAACCTGGACATCCGGGACAAGGAGTTCATCGTGCTGGTGGGCCCGTCCGGCTGCGGCAAGTCCACCACCCTGCGGATGATCGCCGGGCTGGAGCACATCTCCGAGGGCGATCTGTACATCGACGGCAAGCGGGTCAACGAGGCGGCCTCCAAGGACCGGGACATCGCCATGGTCTTCCAGAGCTACGCCCTCTACCCCCATATGACCGTGTACGAGAACATCGCCTTCGGCCTCAAGATCCGCAAGGCCTCCAAGGAGGAGATCGACCAAAAGGTGCGGCAGGCCGCCGAAATTCTGGACATCACCGCGTACCTGGACCGCAAGCCCAAGGCCCTGTCCGGCGGGCAGCGGCAGCGGGTGGCCATCGGCCGGGCCATCGTGCGGGAGCCCAAGGTGTTTCTGATGGACGAGCCGCTCTCAAACCTGGACGCCAAGCTGCGCAACCAGATGCGCGCGGAGATCATCAAGCTGCGCCACCGCATCGACACCACCTTCGTCTACGTCACCCACGACCAGACCGAGGCCATGACCCTGGGCGACCGCATCGTCATCATGAAGGACGGCCTGATCCAGCAGGTGGGGACGCCGGGGGAGGTCTTTGACCACCCGGCAAACCGGTTTGTGGCGGGCTTCATCGGCGCGCCCCAGATGAACTTCTTCCCCGCCCGGCTGCTGCGGGAGGGGGACGGCTACGCGCTGGAGCTCCAGGGCGTGCGCTTCCCTCTGCCGGAGGGGCGGCAGGAGGCGCTGCGGGCCCAGGGCGTACAGGCCGGGGAGATCACCCTGGGCGTGCGCCCGGAGCACCTGTTCCTCTGCCCGCCGGGGGAGCCGGGCCCGGCGCTGGACGCGGTGAGCGACGTGTTCGAGCTCATGGGCAGCAGCGTCCATCTCCACATGGACTGCGGCGGGCAGGAGGTCCTGCTGGTGCGCCTGCTCCAGGACCCGGCCGAGATGAACGGCTACTACCACGGCATGCCCCTGCGCTTCACCCTGGACGGCGGGCTGGTCCACTTTTTCCACCGGGAGACGGGAGAAAATCTGATCCCCTGCCGGCCCTAA
- a CDS encoding translation elongation factor G, with product MGDGMKKLVVGILAHVDAGKTTLSEGLLYRSGRLKALGRVDHGSAFLDTETQERERGITIFSKQAVLPLEGLEITLLDTPGHVDFSSEMERTLQVLDCAILVVSGPDGVQGHTRTLWRLLERYHIPTFLFINKMDQPGADRAGLLARLRAGLADCCVDFDPDRPRADFFEEAAVCGEEALGEFLDAGAVEDGTLRALIGARKLFPCYFGSALRLEGVDGLLAGLARYAPAPQYPAEFGATVYKIARDAQGARLTYLKVTGGALRVKDAISHRDGAGAVQWEEKVDQIRIYSGAKFRTVEEAGAGTVCAVTGLSRTYPGQGLGAQAQSAPPVLEPVLTYQVLLPAGCEAQTALPKLRQLAEEDPQLHVVWNPQLREIHVQLMGQVQLEVLRRLILERFGLEISFGAGSIVYRETIAAPVVGVGHYEPLRHYAEVHLLLEPGERGSGLTLAARCPEEVLERGWQRLVLSHLAEREHPGVLTGAPITDMRITLVAGRAHVKHTEGGDFRQATYRAVRQGLMEAESVLLEPWYDFTLELPAAHVGRALSDLQRMSAVTAPPALEGEEAVLSGSAPVAGLRDYAGEVAAYTRGRGRLFCTAGGYRPCHNQAEAVERAGYDPQRDVDNPADSVFCAHGAGYVVRWDEARAHMHVDSGLRPGEPEAEQSPREAPARGGGYTGTLAQDKELQAIFERTYGPVKRRAFLPQAQARREPEPEEETRKIDAPGGRTEYLLVDGYNIIYAWEELKAVARDNLDAARQLLMDLLCNYRGFKTCEVILVFDAYRVRGGQGEVSRYHNITVVYTREAETADAYIEKATYEIGTRHRVRVATSDGAEQLIILGHGALRLSAGAFKTEVEQVAGQISAALARNNRREKSQPVRAALEKARGAGGP from the coding sequence ATGGGGGATGGCATGAAAAAGCTGGTCGTAGGCATACTGGCCCACGTGGACGCGGGCAAGACCACCTTGTCCGAGGGGCTGCTCTACCGCAGCGGGCGGCTGAAGGCCCTGGGGCGGGTGGATCACGGCAGCGCCTTTCTGGACACCGAGACCCAGGAGCGGGAGCGGGGGATTACCATTTTCTCCAAGCAGGCGGTACTGCCTCTGGAGGGGCTGGAAATCACCCTGCTGGACACGCCGGGGCATGTGGACTTCTCCAGCGAGATGGAGCGCACCCTCCAGGTGCTGGACTGCGCCATCCTGGTGGTCAGCGGCCCCGACGGGGTGCAGGGGCACACCCGCACCCTGTGGCGGCTGCTGGAGCGCTACCACATCCCCACCTTCCTCTTTATCAACAAGATGGACCAGCCGGGCGCGGACCGGGCCGGGCTGCTGGCCCGGCTGCGGGCGGGGCTGGCCGACTGCTGCGTGGACTTTGACCCGGACAGGCCCCGGGCGGACTTCTTCGAGGAGGCCGCCGTGTGCGGCGAGGAGGCGCTCGGCGAGTTTTTAGACGCGGGCGCGGTGGAGGATGGGACGCTCCGCGCCCTGATCGGGGCGCGGAAGCTCTTCCCCTGCTACTTCGGTTCGGCCCTCCGGCTGGAGGGGGTGGACGGGCTGCTGGCGGGGCTGGCGCGGTACGCCCCGGCGCCCCAATACCCGGCGGAATTCGGCGCCACGGTGTACAAGATCGCCCGGGACGCCCAGGGCGCGCGGCTGACCTACCTGAAGGTGACGGGGGGCGCGCTGCGGGTGAAGGACGCGATCTCCCACCGGGACGGGGCGGGGGCGGTGCAGTGGGAGGAGAAGGTGGATCAGATCCGCATCTACTCCGGGGCGAAATTCCGGACGGTGGAGGAGGCCGGGGCGGGCACGGTGTGCGCCGTGACCGGCCTGAGCCGCACCTACCCCGGCCAGGGCCTGGGCGCGCAGGCCCAATCCGCCCCGCCGGTGCTGGAGCCGGTGCTCACCTACCAGGTGCTGCTGCCCGCGGGCTGCGAAGCCCAGACCGCCCTGCCCAAGCTGCGCCAGCTGGCCGAGGAGGACCCGCAGCTGCACGTGGTGTGGAATCCCCAGCTGCGGGAGATCCACGTGCAGCTCATGGGCCAGGTGCAGCTTGAGGTGCTGCGCCGCCTGATCCTGGAGCGCTTCGGCCTGGAGATCTCCTTCGGGGCGGGGAGCATCGTCTACCGGGAGACCATCGCCGCCCCGGTGGTGGGGGTGGGGCACTACGAGCCCCTGCGCCACTACGCCGAGGTCCACCTCCTGCTGGAGCCGGGGGAGCGGGGCAGCGGCCTTACCCTCGCGGCCCGCTGCCCGGAGGAGGTGCTGGAGCGGGGCTGGCAGCGGCTGGTGCTCTCCCACCTGGCCGAGCGGGAGCACCCGGGGGTGCTGACGGGGGCCCCTATTACCGACATGCGGATCACCCTGGTGGCCGGGCGGGCCCACGTGAAGCACACCGAGGGGGGCGACTTCCGGCAGGCCACCTACCGGGCGGTGCGCCAGGGGCTGATGGAGGCGGAGAGCGTGCTCCTGGAGCCCTGGTACGACTTTACCCTGGAGCTGCCTGCGGCCCACGTGGGCCGGGCCCTGTCCGATTTGCAGCGCATGTCGGCGGTCACCGCGCCCCCGGCGCTGGAGGGGGAGGAGGCAGTCCTCTCCGGCAGCGCCCCGGTGGCAGGGCTGCGGGACTACGCCGGGGAGGTGGCCGCCTACACCCGGGGCCGGGGGCGGCTGTTCTGCACGGCCGGGGGCTACCGGCCCTGCCACAACCAGGCGGAGGCGGTGGAGCGGGCCGGGTACGACCCGCAGCGGGACGTGGACAACCCGGCGGACTCGGTTTTCTGCGCCCACGGGGCGGGCTATGTGGTCAGGTGGGACGAGGCGCGCGCCCATATGCACGTGGACAGCGGCCTGCGCCCGGGGGAGCCGGAGGCGGAGCAGTCGCCCCGGGAGGCCCCGGCCCGCGGGGGCGGCTACACCGGCACCCTGGCGCAGGACAAGGAGCTCCAGGCCATCTTCGAGCGCACCTACGGCCCGGTGAAGCGGCGCGCCTTTCTCCCGCAGGCCCAGGCCCGGCGGGAGCCGGAGCCGGAGGAGGAGACGCGGAAAATCGATGCGCCCGGCGGGCGGACGGAATACCTGCTGGTGGACGGGTATAATATTATCTACGCCTGGGAGGAGCTCAAGGCGGTGGCCCGGGACAACCTGGACGCGGCCCGGCAGCTGCTGATGGATCTGCTGTGCAACTACCGGGGCTTCAAGACCTGCGAGGTCATTCTTGTGTTCGACGCCTACCGGGTGCGGGGCGGGCAGGGCGAGGTGTCCCGCTACCACAATATTACCGTGGTGTACACCAGGGAGGCCGAGACGGCGGACGCCTATATCGAGAAGGCCACCTACGAGATCGGGACGCGCCACCGGGTGCGGGTGGCCACCTCCGACGGGGCGGAGCAGCTCATCATCCTGGGCCACGGGGCCCTGCGGCTGTCGGCCGGCGCCTTCAAGACCGAGGTGGAGCAGGTGGCCGGGCAGATCTCCGCCGCCCTGGCGCGCAACAACCGGCGGGAGAAGTCCCAGCCCGTCAGGGCCGCGCTGGAGAAGGCCCGCGGGGCGGGCGGTCCGTGA
- a CDS encoding adenine deaminase produces MERARAIKAALGEAQADLVLRNARVVNVFTGEIVPADVAVDGGYVVGVGRYEKGRETVDLEGKYLSPGFVNAHCHVESSMVVPQRYCREELRHGVTTLITDPHEIANVAGLEGIRYMLDASEGAPVNYYVMLPSCVPSTGFEHAGAVLGAEELLTLKDHPRVLGLGEMMNYPGVAGCDAGVLAKLEGFGDRVVDGHAPGITGRGLQAYAAAGIRTDHESAAWAEAREKLRAGMAVLVREGSASRNLTDLITGALADGVDTANMAFCTDDKHLADLRREGSVRHNVCLAVGLGMEPVRALQMATINAARIYGLRDQGAVAPGYRADLVVLEDLEGFRVRAVYKDGVRVVEDGTVLAAEADAPVPGAICRSVRLPELTGEALALPHRAVQPVIVLQAGQILTGHGTVPAAEVPARIAEGALRKIAVVERHHATGHVGVGLIAGYGLRHGAVATTVAHDSHNLIVVGDNDGDMLRAAQELARLQGGYCLVRDGAVLGSLPLPVGGLMSAAPAEEFLPALEGLLRQARAMGVAEGIDPFITLSFTALPVIPALRLTDMGMFDVERFAFVEKEEF; encoded by the coding sequence ATGGAACGAGCGAGAGCCATTAAGGCAGCCCTGGGGGAGGCCCAGGCCGATCTGGTGCTGCGCAACGCCAGGGTGGTCAACGTGTTCACCGGGGAGATCGTCCCCGCCGACGTGGCGGTGGACGGCGGGTACGTCGTGGGCGTGGGCCGGTACGAAAAGGGCCGGGAGACTGTGGATTTGGAGGGGAAGTACCTCAGCCCCGGCTTTGTCAACGCCCACTGCCACGTGGAGAGCTCCATGGTGGTGCCCCAGCGGTACTGCCGGGAGGAGCTGCGCCACGGGGTGACCACCCTGATCACCGACCCCCACGAGATCGCCAACGTGGCGGGGCTGGAGGGCATCCGGTACATGCTGGACGCCTCCGAGGGCGCGCCGGTGAACTACTACGTGATGCTGCCCTCCTGCGTGCCCTCCACGGGCTTTGAGCACGCGGGGGCGGTGCTGGGCGCGGAGGAGCTGCTCACCCTGAAGGACCACCCCAGGGTGCTGGGGCTGGGCGAGATGATGAACTACCCCGGCGTGGCGGGCTGCGACGCGGGGGTGCTGGCCAAGCTGGAGGGCTTTGGGGACAGGGTGGTGGACGGCCACGCCCCCGGCATCACCGGGCGGGGCCTCCAGGCCTACGCGGCGGCGGGCATCCGCACCGACCACGAGTCGGCGGCCTGGGCCGAGGCGCGGGAGAAGCTGCGCGCGGGCATGGCGGTGCTGGTGCGGGAGGGCAGCGCCTCCCGCAATCTGACGGATCTCATCACCGGGGCCCTGGCCGACGGGGTGGACACGGCCAACATGGCCTTCTGCACCGACGACAAGCACCTGGCCGACCTGCGCCGGGAGGGCAGCGTCCGCCACAACGTGTGTTTGGCGGTGGGGCTGGGCATGGAGCCGGTGCGCGCCCTCCAGATGGCCACGATAAACGCCGCGCGGATCTACGGCCTGCGCGATCAGGGGGCGGTGGCCCCCGGCTACCGGGCCGATCTGGTGGTGCTGGAGGATCTGGAGGGGTTCCGGGTGCGCGCCGTCTACAAGGACGGCGTACGGGTGGTGGAGGACGGGACGGTGCTGGCGGCGGAGGCCGACGCGCCGGTCCCCGGGGCCATCTGCCGCAGCGTCCGCCTGCCGGAGCTGACGGGGGAGGCCCTGGCGCTGCCCCACAGAGCGGTGCAGCCGGTCATCGTGCTCCAGGCGGGGCAGATTCTCACCGGCCACGGCACCGTCCCGGCGGCGGAGGTCCCGGCGCGGATCGCGGAGGGCGCCCTGCGCAAAATCGCCGTGGTGGAGCGCCACCACGCCACCGGGCACGTGGGGGTGGGGCTGATCGCGGGCTACGGCCTGCGCCACGGCGCGGTGGCCACCACCGTGGCCCACGACTCCCACAACCTGATTGTGGTGGGGGACAACGACGGCGACATGCTCCGCGCCGCCCAAGAGCTGGCGCGCCTCCAGGGGGGCTACTGCCTGGTGCGGGACGGGGCGGTGCTGGGCAGCCTGCCCCTGCCGGTGGGGGGGCTGATGAGCGCCGCGCCCGCCGAGGAATTCCTCCCCGCCCTGGAGGGCCTGCTCCGGCAGGCCCGGGCCATGGGGGTGGCCGAGGGCATCGACCCCTTTATCACCCTGAGCTTTACCGCCCTGCCGGTGATCCCCGCCCTGCGGCTCACCGACATGGGCATGTTCGACGTGGAGCGCTTTGCCTTTGTGGAAAAGGAGGAGTTTTGA